A stretch of DNA from Acropora palmata chromosome 12, jaAcrPala1.3, whole genome shotgun sequence:
CTTGCTTAGCTTAAGGGCTTTGATTTCATCCCAGTTCAGCTGAATTTGGGAGAGCCAGTTACGCCCAAACAAAGCTGGTCCCGGTGTCTCAACCACTTGTAGGGTTAGCTCCTTTTCCTGGCCTCTGAACTTAACATTACACTTCATCTCTCCCTTCGGTGTGATTTTCTGCCCCGTGTAGGTTTTAAGTGTTAAAAGGCTCTTTGCAATCTTCACGTGACCAAAATGTTTCTTATACTGTTTGTATGGGAGTACGGACACAGCTGAACCTGTGTCTAGTTCCATCTTGATCACCCTTCCCTGTACTTCGGGGTTGACCCATATGACATGATCCTTGTCGCTCACATTATTAACCTCTAGGGATCCCAAATAATCATCGCTGTCCCCGTCATCACTGTCCGCATAATgaattggggggggggggcagctTGTGTCTCCCTTTTCTTGGCTTTGCAAGCCCTTGCAATGTGGCCGGTCTTGTTACAGTGGTGACATTTTTCCTTTAGAAACGGACAACTTTTATGATCATGATTTCCCAAACAGCGGTAGCAACTTCGATCGCCCGGCTCTTTAGAGGAGGGGGAACCCCTTTTTTCTGGAGACTTAACCTCTTTCTTAGGTTTCGGCTTTTTACTAAGTTTTGACTTGGATAACAAATCAACTGGGTTTGCTTCTTTACCCCCCTGGAGAGTTTCAACATCCTTGTAAGATTGCTCGATCGCTATGCACTTCGCTACAGCAATGTCAAATGTCAGGTCCTCGAGCTTGAGTTTCAAAAGCTCTGACATCATTCTTTTATCTCGAATACCCGAAACCAATCTCTGAGTCTTTCCAAACGCATGACATCATTAAACTTGCAATCTGTAGCTAGATGCTTTAAGACAGCAACATACTGACTCACCGTTTCTCCTGCGTTACGTGATCGGTTGTCAAACTCATACCTGGCGACTTCTGTGGCTTCAATTGCTTTTGGAGACGCTCTACGATCGTATCGTACGTGAGAGAATCTTCTCTTAACAATACCGGGGAAATCAAATCTTTCGCCAGTTGGTACGTTTCAGTGGGCAGATTGGTTAGCAGGACGGCCTTTTTCTGTTTCGAGTCGGTCACCCCATTCGCCACGAAGAAAAAGTCTAGCTGTTCTGCATAAGCCTCGAAGTCAGCTCCCACTATGAACTTTTGAACCTTCCCAAGGTTACGAACCGGAGTCGCTGCGACATCAGGCTCATTTGACATCTTGAACGTCGTGTGGATCTAGTTAGAGAATGTCCTCACTTTTTCACAGTAAAATAACCCTTAAGATCCCGATCCTCGTCGCCAAATTGTCATGTACTAACACAATATCCGAGAACACACCAAGACGACATGGCGGGTCATAACAAACACGTTTTATTCGAAACATGCGTGCGCATGTGACTACTATATATGGTAAACGCACAGGAAGACCGTAACATGGTTAAAGGAAGCTGACTTGTGTGAAAAAAAGATTGTGTTTAGCGACAAACAAGGAAACTTTGCACACTTCCGAGGTGTTTTAGaaacaatgataaaaactGGAGGGGTATTTCAACCTTTACGAGTTTTGCTGCAGAAGACGGCAGCTTGGGGTCATTGCAAAGTAGAGGGGAAtgccctctactaactatggtcaGTGTGAAAAGGGCTACGTGAAAGAGTACATTGATCGATCTATAAAGGACGTTTTGAGTCTGCTCTATGCTGGTAATTTAcggaatttttatttttatttcaaaattgacagAGTAGAACACATTCTTGAGTTCACAGGTTCTAGATATCAAATTCATACAGTGTGTTTCAATGTCGTACCTTTAGTCTAGTAGGAAGGAGGGGTCCCAGTGCACCCGCATGATATACTCGggtaatttatatatttggaATCCTTAGAGGGAGGTGAAAACGAATTTTGATGTTCCCAAGCCGAACTCTGGAGCAAATTCCGTTTAAGGGGTGTTTTtgattttaagttaaaaaaccACAGGGTACCCaagtttggaatttttttaaaccttgATATCTCCTCTGAAATTATCTAGAACTGCCCAAAAACAGCCATAGACAAAGATGTTAGTATGATTTGCCCAAACAAACATGTATTTGTTGTATACGACAgcttattttacattttttcccTCTTAAATGCACAAGTTGCGTTTGCGAGTTCATTGATTTTGCAAGAATATGAGCTTTCCAATAAAAACGGATTTTGAAGTAAGCGTGCTGCAATCATCCTCATCACAGTCGAAGACCTCGCTAAAGTCAAGTTCCTGGTCTGTTTCTTCTTCCACGGCAGACTCTTCTTCGCTGGAAGGGTCGATGAGGTCAATAAGGGATGGTGGGAGTATTGGTGAGCTGCTCCAGATTGGCTCCAAGGAGCCAGTGTCATTCTTCTCCCATCCTTGCCCAGGGTCATGCGGCTTAGGTCTCCAGAAGGTTGCTTGGCCTGCCCTCTTATAACTAGCAAGGCGGTGGTTTACCCTTTGTATATGAGGCACCAGGTTGTCCCTGCAAGGAGGAAGCCTGGACAGGTCAACTTTTGACTTAGCGGTTAGTCGCGCGTCTTCCCCGACCATCTTCTTCAACATCAGGCTACGCACAGTGTTAAGAGACTTCTCGCGGGCGTAACCATACATCAGGCACGTGAATGCCTCTAACTCGTCTATTATCTCAGCCCCAACTGACCAGTCATCGCCAAGACTCCTAGAAATGACAAAAGAATCAGTTTGATTAATATTGTGTGAGCTTTTATTCCTGCCTAgattatttcacttttttaaaaatataacataACCAACATATAACATAACCAAAATGTCACCTGAAGGTAGTGTTAAATGTTTGGTGATTATGGAGCTTCTTCAAAGGTCCgacttttccttttcctttgaatGCGCTTGTTGCATCCTCTCCAGTGAAGACGTATAATCCAAGTATCGCAGTGCAGTATTCAGCCCCCTTTCTCTCTGCCAGATCGCTCACGTTGATTAACCTCCTGTGCTTCCCCATCCCAGTATCTAGGTAGATGGTTATCTGTAGGGCGTGTGCATGGTGAAGTAGAATGATTAAAATGTCGGTGTCCGGAGTCCGTACAACCGCTGACTTGTACCCCATCTGCGCAGCAAACTTCAGATAAAGCACGACACGAGTGTCAGTCTCCTCCTGATTAGATGTCAATTCATGGATCTCGTTTGCTGTCACCTGAAATGAGATGCAAGTATCAATTAATGATTGCCACATGTGTACGTGGAAACGCATGCACAATTCTTACCTCGCCATCAGTGATTCCAAATCATATGCTTTGCCATCCACAACCACTACCGATCGTGTTGCCTTCTCTAGTCGCTTTGCCGCTACCTCGCTTCCCCATACTCGCAGCAATAGCTGGCACAGTTGCCtcttattttcctcatttgcaAGGAAGAGCTTAAAGTCTACTGGCTTCCTTGTTGCAGGGCCATCAACGATTAACTTTTGTGAGTAGCCTCGGCGTAACCTTTCTTGGCTCTTTATGGAATCGGGGTGGTATGAATCggttgagaaaataaaatctttCTTGGCAACCATCTGGTCAAGGATCTTGAGGCATATTGCACCAAATGTGGGCGGAAGATTGTTAAGGGCATGGAACAGTGCGTTACCATCTTGGATGAAAATACTCTCAGTTGGGTATGTTACCTCCTCGGAAACGTCCTCGAGCATGAAGTGCATCATTGCAGCCTTATTGGTGTTGTTAAGAAACCCATCTGGCGTACCAAGGCTGTGGGGAACTGGGGTGAGGGAGTACTTCATAAGCTCAGCTAGGTCAATTGGCTGATCAAGCTGTTGAGACTTGACAAGCAGAACAAACGCTAGATCGCTTTGTTCCCGATACTGGATtatctgaaacaaaacgttcaTCGTCAAACAAAATATCACCTCTCTGGCCTATAGACCTCCTTAGCTAGGACGTAATGTTATCCCATTTCAGATCACGTGGCATTTATTTCCCAATAGTCTTCCGTTGTCTGGGATGCTTCCATATTCATAAATCCTTCGGTGCGTAGCTGAAAAGGAAAGCTGAAATACTCATGGGAATGTCACGTGATCCGAAATGGGAAAAGCTTAGGCCCAAGCATAAGAGATTTATGACTAAGTCGTTAGTTGAATGAGAAGAAGAGTAAAAGATTTTACTGTAAAACACTACCTTTCCTTCCGATGCAGTGAGCTTGACAACTTTGCTGGACGCTTCCATGGTCTTCAACCGCTGTCGCTTAATTGGCTCGAAGAAAAGTGCCTCTGACGACCCACTCTCGAACCGCTCCTTGACAAATTTTTCCTTTGCCTCCTTACCAATCTGTTCTGCTTGGAGTACGTCGAGCTCTGCTTCCGGTGGAACTGGTGCTCCAGACGCGAGACTATACAGGTGATCTTTATCTGCCACGTTGAACGGGTTTGTAAAGCTCTCTATAGCAGTTATCGTTCGCGTGACCGCTTCCTCTGACTTCTTGATTTCAGCTCGCTCCAGCTCACGGTGTCTCCCGGCTTTTGGACATTCAGGATCATCAAGCAGACCACACATCTCAAGCATGTTTTCATAGTACTGTGCTCGAGTCGATGTTGTTCGACACCATCTCTGGTATGCGCCAAACATCGAAAACAGCCCAGAAAATCCACCTACAATTGCAATGTAGAAGAAAGTTTAAACAGAGAACAAGCAACCATAGTAACGATAATAGACTGGATTTGTCGCATTGTTTACCTGCTGACTTGGCAAACTTCATGAAGGTCTCTTCCATGGTTTTGTCAACGGCACTCAAAGAACCAGGGATGAGGGATCGTGCCACAGCAATTCCTCCCTTCTTTAGAAGCTTTTTGGCCCCAGGATGTGATGCCTCAATGTTGGTGAGAAATAGGTCAAGCCACACTAGATACCTATAAGAATAAATGCCTAACACTAGCTAACACGTCAAACCTTATGAAACATTTATGCTTCTCAGTTCCTAATAAAACAAATCGTTTTCAAGTACCATATCTCCATTGCACTTGTGGAAGAGCGCAAGGTTGTTTGTCCTCACGGAGAACTGTAACATGAGAATCAGGCGGGTATGGTCGATAACACTCATCCAGAATTGAGCAGTTTTCCCGAGGTAGCCGCTGCGCACCTTGTCTTGAAAGGCATCGAACTGATTAAGGGTAGCCAAGGTGGAGGGATCTTGAAGGGCAAGATTCAGGTTCTGTCGGTCACATGACTGGGCTAGGTTCAGCAACGCAACTGGATGTGGAATTTCTACTTCCTCTTCCTCCAAGAATCTATCAAGCAAGAGTCGCTCCATAGCTTCGGTCACGGTCCTCAGGCAAAACAACGCTTTGGCGTAAGCCTTTCCCTTTAGGACACTTGTCAAACACCCGTTAGTAAAAAATCCAGCCTCTATCAAAATATCGGAATAACCCGAACCACGGCATTTGTTCGCTGTGACCATACCGATGTAGTTCATGCCGGTGTGGAATGGCCCAGGGCTAACTAAATGCTTGGTGTACTGCTGCGGAATGTTCCAGATGAGTGGTAGGGCTTTCATGCATCCCCCTAAATCGAAGGTGTTAATAACATATTCTTGACCAACCTCGGAAGTAGCTTCCTCGGAGCGTTTGAGAAGTTCCTTGATCACAGCATAATCAGTAAAGGGCTGATGGATTGGGGTGAGGTACTCGATAGTGGATTTTTTGTCAGGTTTTACGCCTGTGGCTGAGATGAACCCACCAAATCCTGGTACGATTTGCTTTACACCTTTACTTCCCGCAACTCTTGTCATTAACCAAATCTCATACTCTCTCAAGGCTTTCGAAAATTCTACATTATTCTCAGGAGGTGGAGTAAACGTAGCCCCTTCAGGGAGCTTGGGGCCAGTTCGATTGTAGATATGGAAAGGTGCTAGTGTTTCAGATGTGTCAACAACCTTCAGGGAACGTTTCGTATCTCGTTTGTAAACAGGATGAACGCGCTCATCGGTCGCGCTAAAGCCTGATTTAACCTCTTGAATCATTATTCCTGCTGTACTGTTAACAACGTTGGAGCCATGGATGTTCGTTGTTATCTTATTCATGTTGTCCCACTCAAAGTGAAACACCTCGTTACCTTCCCCTTTAATTATCTGGGGGGTGAGTGTAGTAGAAACGTCATCGAGGGTCTTTGCAATTGCAGTTTCAAGTTCTAGCCCAAAGTCATAGGTCTCGCAATGTCCTAGCCTGGCGAGGATAGTAGTGAGCAGTTTGCTTCGGTAGAGGTGGCGCACTGTGGCACAAAGAAGGATATGCTTCGGTAGCTTCCATTCTCCATTAGTAGCAGCACGACATATATCCTGAATATAGTGAGATCACATTTTAGTgcgaggaaaagaaaaggttaaAGATATAAGATTCAGTTATACAAGAAAACATATGATTACCTGACCAATTGAAAGCACAGTTCGTTTCATCTTATCACCCTTATCCACCTTTGCATCTCCAGAAACAACACAGTTAAGAAATGTTTCGAGTTCAGAGGGAAGAACCTCGTCCAGTGAATTCACGTTGAGATCCTCGGCAGTTGGAGGCCACGGAAGAGGCTCAGATTCCTTGAAGGCATTATATATTGCCTGGTGCAGTAGAAGGGCAACATCTTGATATCTATCAATTGTACCTAACTTGTAGGCATGAGCTACTGCATCTGCTCTATTGATGCTGGCACTATATACAAGTGTTAGCATGATGCAGTTCTTATAGTCGCCTGGATTTACTTTCGTAAACTCGATAAGTTCTCCTATCTCGTGTTTCTCCAATTTCGTTTTCAGATTTTCACTTCTATAATCAGGACTTGGGAAACCGTTCTTATCCAACTCTTTAACATATAGAAGTCGCAGTGCTCTTAGTTCTACTACCTCGTCTTGTGCGATAACGCTTTCCTGCATGTAAGCTATAACTACATCAAGCGCCTTTTGGTGTGCCAAGGTCTTCTGCTCTTGCTCAGTAGGGGGACCTTCTTTCTTGCTGCTTGTATCTCGTAGGTGGTTTATATATCTTAGGTTGAATGCTTTGCGGCACGAGGAATGATATTTTGCTTCTCTCGCGAAAAGATCCTGACCTTGTACTTTACGAAACAAGCGGTTATCTCCCATTGCTAGTGCACGGGGCTCGATTTGTTTCCATGTTGGGTCTAACTTCACTCCCCGATTGTCTTTAAAAACTGCAAATGTAACACATTGCTCCTtcttcccaagggatttgcgAGTTGTCTGCTTTTCACAAAAAATACACTCGGTTGGAAATTTACCAGAATCATTGGACGCGGAAGGTTTTCGTGGTGAGCGTGTCAACTTAGTGTTCTCTACTGTGGACGTGTCACTCCTTAAGCGATCTAAGTTCTTAGTAAAGTTTTGATAGCAACCTCGATGGTAGCCGACCTCTTCGATGTTAACATTAGCTAAAGATTCTGGTATCAGACTACAAATATCCTCCATGCGATATGGAGAGTCGTGGAGCTCGTTTAGTCGCTTTTTGCGAATATCAAGTAAGTTAGCTAGCTTTTCGCTGGCAGATCCTTTGACATTATTAAAACTCGTAAACTCGTTGTGTTGAATTCCACTCGCATGCAATATACACCGCTCAACATTTGCATCCAGTTTCCTTTTCGGAGGCATGATAATAAACTGTATATCATCGAACTCTAGGTTATATCGCTTTCAGAGGCCATacttacaaacaaaatagagAATCAACCAGCTCGAttccaaattcaaaatggcggacctTGATGGTCCTGCTATGCATGATGGGTAGGTACCAGACCTTTTCTTCAACAGATAATCACAGGAAAGTTCAATGTCGATATTTGTTTTACTCTGAACAcgttttcattacaatccgaTCTACAAAAGTCGTAACAGGGATGACCATACAAATGCATTTAGTCAGTGATCGACCGTCTGAAACAAGCTCGTAAATATGGCGTGTTTGCAAATGAATCTAATCATAACTGCtggttatgcaaataaaaaaacctttaaatcACACTAACATCTTTGTGTATGGCTGTTTTTGGGCAGTTCTAGATAATTTCAGAGGAGATATcaaggtttaaaaaaattccaaacttGGGTACCCTGTGgtttttttacttaaaatcAAAAACATCCCTTAAACGGAATTTGCTCCAGATGTCGGCTTGCGAACATCAAAATTCGTTTTCACCTCCCTCTAAGGATtccaaatatataaattaccCGAGTATATCATGCGGGTGCACTGGGACCCCTCCTTCCTACTAGACTAAAGGTACGACATTGAAACACACTGTATGAATTTGATATCTAGAACCTGTGAACTCAAGAATGTGTTCTACTctgtcaattttgaaataaaaataaaaattccgTAAATTACCAGCATAGAGCAGACTCAAAACGTCCTTTATAGATCGATCAATGTACTCTTTCACGTAGCCCTTTTCACACtgaccatagttagtagagggcaTTCCCCTCTACTAACATCGTTATTGCATTGAACTGAAGAACTGCGGTTCTGTTACTCAATAAGTTCGCAAgatgaaatttatttcatgttcGTGAAATTGTACGGTCAACCTAAGGGCCAAATTTCTATATCGAGCACGCCCCTTTCAAAGTGTTGTACCTTTCCTTGACCGAGGCATTGTGAAAGCTGTGTTGAGTCAAACgctcaataaaattattgccaAGACGTTTGATAAATGTCACTCAGATTCTTCTAATAAAAATTGAAGGAAACTTCGATATGTTTGTACAGACTTAATATCAGAGGCCAAATTACTAGATCGAAAGCCACACACGTTAAAAGAGACAGAGAGCCGTCAAGATTACCTATCAACTGCCTTATCCGAATTCGAAATATGCTAGACAAAGATACAGAAAAATTCCCATGAATTCGATTCCTGTATGGTATGAGATGTATCATTTACTGAGCTACGGTGTTTGAATTATCTACCTAGAGCTTATTTGTTGTAAAAGACAGAAAGCCAAACATGGGAAAAGAGGCTGACAGGGAACCATGTGGATCACTTTTCAAAAAGCTCAAAAAATATGAGCAAAAGACAATTTTAACAGAAATACCAAAAAATTATTCTGAACTCGGCTCCTGTGTCATCTGCAATTTATTTATTGAGAAATTATAAGTCCAATCAAATGCATGCAACCGACAATTTTAGAAAATTTTTAGAAGTTCAATCATTGTCTCCTTCCAGTAATTTTGATCTTGATCAGTATTGAAACTTCTTTTGCTGTCTGGTGATGTAGAGTTACACCTTTCCTGTAGCTAGGGTTTCACAAATGAGACCACTGCATGTTGATAACTTGGTGGTGCAGAGGACTGTTTTTTTTAGAGCTGTGTTACATTAGTAAATCATTCTCACTGCATACAATTGCCCTGACACGGGAAGCTAAGTTATGGGAGGATACCCGCTCCCTGTCCCAGACACTCCGCTGTGAATTCCGGAAAAGGAGCGAAGGGAATGGAAAAACGAAAGGATAACATTCTCATAAAGAATTTTAAACGTTATCTCTTCCATTAGTCAGAAACCCCAACCCGTCCTACGTACATCTCAGGGTAATCTATACGGCAGTCTCTAAATCATCAGGGTGTATAACCGGGGTTACCATATCAGAAGCTACTCTGTTTTCCAAAACTGAAAGAGATGCGTTAGCAACCGATCGCTGCATGTTCCTCTTTGCGACCTGCCCACTTTTCCGGCCCAAATATTGTGCCACGTCTTCCTGGGAGCAACCTGAAAGGATTAGAGTGTTGGACATTCCCACCCGAAAACAACGCGGAGTCTCCCCTGCATGGAGTTTGGACTCTAAAAGGTGTTTCCTCCAACGATTGCTGACCGCGGAACAATAAAGGGTTTGTTTCCTACTGATCCATTGCGTTCTGTGACTCTGAAAAAATGTATCCATGGTCCAGCGAAATTCCAAGGCACTGGCAAACCGTAATGTAATATCGAACCCAGGAAACAGGGCAAACTTCAGGGTGAATAAATTGAATCAGGGCGAAAGAGTGGGGAGAACCCGTGTGAACATTTTTAGTGAGAGTAAACCTGAGAAATAGCCTTCCCGGTCTCTTAACTTAAAAACGTTTCGAGATTGAAGGCGACCGAGGTCAGAGGCTCTGTCCCCAGTGAAAAGATCCACCACAAAAAATGTAGCGTCCCGTGCGAGGATATATTTATCTGCGCGAGAAAGGGACGCTTGATCAACGCATCCACCTTGGAGGAAAGCTATAAGCCACCGAAATTCATCGAAAAACAAAGAGGCCGCTTTAGCAGGTGTAAACCCGCTTGCTCTTGTCTAACAAATTTCAAATAGCGTTTCACAAGGGGATGAGCGACTGGGTTAGAATCATGAAGACGTCCagatttaatttattaaagaTGGCCCTCAAACGACCCATCAGGGAATCGGCTGACCCGGCTTCTAAGCGTTTTGGACATGTACAACAAGCTCTTGGGCACGAGGACGAATGCACCTCAGTTCTACCTGACTTATCTTTACGAATACGAAATTTGACAATATCATTAGCAGTACACGAGATCACAGTTCTAGGGGGCGACAAAGCACCCAAGAACTGAGAAAGCTGCTGCTCCAGTGCGGACTCCTGTCTTTGATAAAGGTTGGAGCACATAACGGATTGAAATTCCTTAAGCCGCTCCTGGATCGCCCCTTCATCCACGCGAACAGTCACCGTGCCAGCAAGTTAGAGTCCGGTTGATAGCCTCTCTCCATAATgtgctttttaaattttgtaatgttttcttcaaatgttgTAATAAAGCTTGTGTATATTCGCGGTATGCAGAGACATCAATTCATTCTAGACGCTGGCTACGCGGTACACGGCATGCTTTAAGCTCGATTGAGTTCAATTGATTTTTGACTCGGTTTTGTGCGATTGAGTTCGCCggatttattttattttattttttttaggggTGCACAAACTACACATGATCCCGAATGTTTGTAATCGGGTAGGTCgaatcggacagtttggacctgaaacagtcaattaagtaataaataagggctgttaacaccactcatattcgagcattttgttattgacacaattacaaacagaattggacgacacgaactCTTGTTACCGATTGATCATAAACATTACACTTTCCGAGCATCTTAGAAAGGTTAAAAAGATGGTAAAAGGCATATCAAGTGAAAGGCTTTTATGATTTTGATTAAAATCCAGTCTCGGTTTTTGAGACTCAGCTGTCGTTGCTATGGTGaaccttaaccctttcccgtccaagaggttccccattgacgagtaaaatcgtctggcgttagacagagtaaaatctataagtgccctgagcactcATTCGGCAGGTAAGGCGTTAAGTTCTGGTTTATTTCCAGATGACTGGAAATGCGCTAGAGTAACTCCTTTGTTTAAACAAGGTGAGCGAACTGATGTGAATAATTATCGGCCAATCTCTGTTATCTCAATAATAGCTAAGGTGTTCGAGAGAATCGTGTATGATCAACTGTACAGTTTTTTGGCTAATGAAGAGATAATCACCAACCAACAATCGGGTTTCCGCTCGTTGCACTCGACTGTCACTGCTCTCTTAGAAGCGACTGACAGCTGGGCTCTCGATATAGATCGCGGGAATTTAAATGCAGTGGTTTTTCTGGActtaaaaaaagcatttgataCCGTTCATCACGATGTTCTTTTAAGTAAACTTAGTCTGTACGGAATGCAGGAGTCTGCCTACGATTGGTTTAAGTCGTATCTAAATAGCCGTACCCAGAAATGTGTAGTCAATGGTTCGCTTTCCAAAGTCTGTTCTCTGGGCTGTGGGGTCCCTCAGGGAACTATCCTTGGTCCTCTTCTATTTTTGATCTATATCGATGATTTGCCAAACTGTTTGTCGTTCTGCCAACCTAGGATGTATGCAGACGACACCCACATAACATATGCTAGCGCAGACTTACACTCAATGCAGTCTAGTCTAAATCGTGATTTAAgtaagttttcaagtttttcaagttttatttAACGTTATTAtttcataataaaaaaacaaaagaatcacTCTAACCCGCAAATAGCGAAAGCTAATCTAGGCGGGTAGAGTGAAGTTGATATATTTACATAGTTATAAAATGATACATTTACAGTAACATCCACAAATGGCTTCTTTGCAACAAACTTACTTTGAATTCAACTAAAACCTCGTTTATGTTAATTGGTTCTAGACAAAAACTGAGTACACTATCTGAATCCCTTGAACTTTTGATAGATAATATCCCTATAAAGCAAGTTTCAACTACTAAATCACTTGGGATTCTCATTGATAATAACATGGCATGGCATAGTCATATCGACAAACTATCCAAAAAGATTGCCTCCGGCATTGGCGCCATAAAGCGGATTAGACCTTTTGTTTCGCCAGAAATACTACAGTGCATCTATAATGCCTTGGTACAACCCCATTTCGATTACTGTAGTATTGTCTGGGGTAATTGcggaaaaaagaagaaaagaaagattacaAAAATTGCAGAATCGTGCCGCTCGCATTTTGATTTCCTCCTCCTATGATGCTGACGCTCGCTACTTATTACAATAACTTGGTTGGAAAGACATGATCACCCAGCGTCAAATTCAAGAAGCTTTAATGGTGTTCAAAGCTCTTAATGATCTGGCTCCTGACCATTTATCCTCTATGTTTACTAAGCGCAGTACGTCAGGCTATGTCTTAAGGGActcaacaaacaaattaaatgtCCCTTTACCAAGAACCAACTACCTAAAAAGGAGCTTTAGCTATAGAGGTACAACTCTCTGGAACAGTCTGCCCTGCAATCTCAGGCAAGAGAAATCTCTAAATCGTTTTAAGCAATTGTTAAACTTTCATTTTAGTTAATTAAGTTAGATACAGGGCATTCATGCAAAACAGGTATAGTTTAGTGTAATTTTGAGTAGTATCTTTAAGAGACTCTGTAGAtatgtatttattattattaatattgttatgtAGTT
This window harbors:
- the LOC141859446 gene encoding uncharacterized protein LOC141859446, with the protein product MKRTVLSIGQDICRAATNGEWKLPKHILLCATVRHLYRSKLLTTILARLGHCETYDFGLELETAIAKTLDDVSTTLTPQIIKGEGNEVFHFEWDNMNKITTNIHGSNVVNSTAGIMIQEVKSGFSATDERVHPVYKRDTKRSLKVVDTSETLAPFHIYNRTGPKLPEGATFTPPPENNVEFSKALREYEIWLMTRVAGSKGVKQIVPGFGGFISATGVKPDKKSTIEYLTPIHQPFTDYAVIKELLKRSEEATSEVGQEYVINTFDLGGCMKALPLIWNIPQQYTKHLVSPGPFHTGMNYIGMVTANKCRGSGYSDILIEAGFFTNGCLTSVLKGKAYAKALFCLRTVTEAMERLLLDRFLEEEEVEIPHPVALLNLAQSCDRQNLNLALQDPSTLATLNQFDAFQDKVRSGYLGKTAQFWMSVIDHTRLILMLQFSVRTNNLALFHKCNGDMLVLGIYSYRYLVWLDLFLTNIEASHPGAKKLLKKGGIAVARSLIPGSLSAVDKTMEETFMKFAKSAGGFSGLFSMFGAYQRWCRTTSTRAQYYENMLEMCGLLDDPECPKAGRHRELERAEIKKSEEAVTRTITAIESFTNPFNVADKDHLYSLASGAPVPPEAELDVLQAEQIGKEAKEKFVKERFESGSSEALFFEPIKRQRLKTMEASSKVVKLTASEGKIIQYREQSDLAFVLLVKSQQLDQPIDLAELMKYSLTPVPHSLGTPDGFLNNTNKAAMMHFMLEDVSEEVTYPTESIFIQDGNALFHALNNLPPTFGAICLKILDQMVAKKDFIFSTDSYHPDSIKSQERLRRGYSQKLIVDGPATRKPVDFKLFLANEENKRQLCQLLLRVWGSEVAAKRLEKATRSVVVVDGKAYDLDCISFQVTANEIHELTSNQEETDTRVVLYLKFAAQMGYKSAVVRTPDTDILIILLHHAHALQITIYLDTGMGKHRRLINVSDLAERKGAEYCTAILGLYVFTGEDATSAFKGKGKVGPLKKLHNHQTFNTTFRSLGDDWSVGAEIIDELEAFTCLMYGYAREKSLNTVRSLMLKKMVGEDARLTAKSKVDLSRLPPCRDNLVPHIQRVNHRLASYKRAGQATFWRPKPHDPGQGWEKNDTGSLEPIWSSSPILPPSLIDLIDPSSEEESAVEEETDQELDFSEVFDCDEDDCSTLTSKSVFIGKLIFLQNQ